Below is a window of Poecile atricapillus isolate bPoeAtr1 chromosome 2, bPoeAtr1.hap1, whole genome shotgun sequence DNA.
GCCCCCCTGACCCTGCCCCCCCAGCGCTGATGTACGCCAGCATCTTCGGGAACGTGTCTGCCATCATCCAGCGGCTGTACTCCGGCACGGCGCGCTACCACACGCAGATGCTGCGGGTGCGCGAGTTCATCCGCTTCCATCAGATCCCCAACCCGCTGCGCCAGCGCCTCGAGGAGTACTTCCAGCACGCCTGGTCCTACACCAACGGCATCGACATGAACGCGGTGAgacccccggcacccccaaaccctccccggcacccccaaaccccccccggCCCTCAGCCGGCGTTTCCAGCGCGCCCGGTCCTGCACCGGCGGCGTCGACACGAACGCGGCGAGACCCTCCGGGACCCCTAAAACCGCCTGACCCCCGTGGCCCCCCGTGCCCCCGCAGGTGCTGAAGGGGTTCCCCGAGTGCCTGCAGGCCGACATCTGCCTGCACCTGAACCGCAGCCTGCTGCAGAACTGCGCCCCGTTCCGCGGGGCCACCAAGGGCTGCCTGCGGGCGCTGGCCATGAAGTTCAAGACGACTCACGCTCCCCCCGGGGACACCCTGGTTCATGCTGGGGACGTGCTCACCGCGCTCTACTTCATCTCCCGCGGCTCCATCGAGATCCTGCGCGGCGACGTCGTGGTCGCCATCCTGGGTGAGCCCCCAGAAGCGGCCCGGGGGCCCCGCGGTGCCCCGTGGGGCAGCCGCCCCCCTCGGGGGTCCTGCGCCGCCCTGGGCGCCCCCAGGGTGACACCCCAGCTCCTGGAGACGGCCCGGCGCTCCTGGGGTGATCCCCCCTGCTCCCCAAGGGATCCCCCCCATCCTGGGACACCCCCCGAACCGCACGCTGCCCCCGCCTcttggggacccccgggggacCCCCCAGTCCCGTGCACGTCCCGCGTGTGCCCCAGGGACTCCGAGTGACTCCCGCACCTCCCGGAGCCCCCCGAGCTTTGGGGTCACCTTGAGCGCCCCCCCAGCCCTGACGTGACCCCTCCCTCCGTGCCCGGAACCCCCCCGGTTCCCCCGGGCGGGGGGAGCTCTGCGGCTGCGGGGGGCAGTGCGGGGACCCCCCGAGCCCCGCAGTGACCCCCGCACCCGCCAGGTAAGAACGACACGTTCGGGGAGCCGCTGCACCTGCACGCCCGGCCCGGGAAGTCGCGGGCGGACGTTCGGGCTCTCACCTACTGCGACCTGCACAAGATCCTGCGGGAGGACCTGCTCGAGGTGCTGGACATGTACCCCGAGTTCTCGGACCGCTTCTGGGGCACCCTGGAGATCACCTTCAACCTGCGCGACGTGAGGGGGGCCGAGGGGGGAAGGGGGTGGGAAGTCCGGGTGAACCGGGAGGTCCTGAAAAATTGGTGGTCCTGAACAAATGAGGGAGTTCTGAGCAAGCTgaggggggaagggaggagggtCCTGACCAGTTTGGAGGGTCCTGAGCAAACTGGGAGTCTTGAGGAGATGGGGGGAGTTGGGAGCAGCTTGAGGGGCTTCGGGCAGTCCTGAAGGATTCTGAGCAAAGCAGGAGGGCCCCGAGAGGAGCGGGGGGTCCTGAGCAGGTTGGGGGCGCTGAGCAAATTGTGAGGGCCTGAGAGATGTGGGGGGGTCCtgaaggggctggaggggtcccgCAGCCCCCCAAGCGCgcccccgtgtccccgcagaCCAACATGATccccggctccccgggcagTGACGAGCTGGACGGAGGCTTCTCCCGGCTGCGGCGCCGCAAGCTGTCCTTCCGCCGGCGCCCCGAGAAAGGTGGGGGTCGGGGGGCCGGGACCCCCGCGCTGAGCCCAGGCCCACCCTGACCCCGGCCTGTCCCCTGCAGATGCCGCCAGTCCCGGGGAGTCCCGGGCGCTGCGGGGGGACGGCGGGGGCGGCCAagcccccggagccccccgagGCCCGGCCGAgtgggacccccccagcccctccagctgcGGCTCGAGTGACGAGGAGGAGCCCCCCGCGCCTCCCCCGGGGGCCACCGCGCTGTCCCCGTTCCGCAGCGcccccccggctccccccgaGCCCGAGGAGCGGGAGGGCAGCGATATGTGCAACCCCCTCTCAGGTGGGTCGGGGGGCTCAGGGCGGGGGGCGGCCccttcccctccaccccccccTCCCTCGGGGCTCAGAGGACACCCCAGAAACCCTGGCACTGccgtccccagccctgccccaagCCCCATCCCCTGTCCAGCACCCGCCACTGCTCCCCCGTGCCCCcctcagctgggaatgggggttccccattccctccctccccactcaGGGTCCTGCAGCCCCCCCTAAACCTTGAACCCCCCATTCTCAGccctcccccagcagctgcccctgcaCCCCCTCAGATGAGGGTAGGGGTCTCTGATTGGGCAGGGGGGttccaaaccccccaaaagcctcagccccccctccccacccttcCCCAATCCCCTGGGTCCCCCCAACCTCCCCTCATACTTCACCACCCCCCCAAACTCATTCACCCCCCTGCTTTTCCAGGCGCCTTCTCGGGGGTCTCCAACATCTTCAGTTTTTGGGGTGACACCCGGGGCCGCCAGTACCAGGAGCTCCCCCGCTGTTCCCACGgggcccccccaaatccccccccgaCCCTGACCCGCCGCCAGCGCTCTGACCTGGAGTCCCGCTTGGATCTGCTCCAAAAACAGCTCAACAGGTAAATCCGGGGGGCTCGGGTGGcacctgggggggcttgggCCAGTGGGAGCCCGTGGGGGGCCCCCCATTGCCAGGGGGTCTGGAGAaccaggaaaaggaggaaggggagatcCCCCACCCCCAGCTGAGAGAGGGGGGGACGGGGGCAGGggttgggggtcctgggggcgGTGCAGGGATGAggttgggggtcctgggggcgGTGCAGTGATGGggttgggggtcctgggggcgGTGCAGGGATGAggttgggggtcctggggccgatgcagggctggggttgggggtcctgggggcggtgcagggctggggttgggggtcctgggggcggtgcagggatggggttgggggtcctgggggcgGTGCAGAGATGGggttgggggtcctgggggcggtgcagggatggggttgggggtcctgggggcggtgcagggatggggttgggggtcctgggggtggtGCAGTGATGGggttgggggtcctgggggcggtgcagggatggggttgggggtcctgggggtggtGCAGTGATGGGGTTGGGGATCCTGGGGGCGGTGCAGGGATGGGGTTGCGGGTCCCAGGTCTCCTCGTGTTCCGGCCACGCTCCCACGCGGCTGTTACAGGCTGGAATCCCGGCTGAGCTCGGACATCTCGTCCATCGTGCACCTGCTGCAGCGCCAGGTGCTGGTGCCCCCCGCCTACAGCACCGTGAGCTCCCCGCACCAGCCGCCCCCGGGGCCGCtgccccccaccctgcccatcACCCCCATCCGGCCGCTCGCTCAGGTGAGGGACCCGGGGGGACCCCTGCTTTGGGGGTGCTCCACCGTCAAACAGGCTCTGGCTTGGggtcacccctgagccccccaggtTCGGGGTACCGTCCTCCCGTGCCCGTCACGGTGtcctccagcccctctgtgcGCGGGGGTCCCCCCCTGGGGGTGCCGGGGGGGCTCACCCCGAGCCCCTGGCGCTGGGAGCGGTGCCCCCCCCCGACACTGCCCCCCCCCTGTTCCGCAGGTCCCGCGCCCCCCGCGCGCCCCGGACCCCCCGGacgtggtgctgctgctggagccgcCCCCCCCGCGGCGCCGCTCCCTGCCCGGGGCGCTGCCCCCCCCcgcggggacccccccggggacccccccgcTCCAGAGACACTGCTCCGACCCCGGCAGCTAATGGGAGCGCCGGGGCGCGGcgggacccccggagccccgggacccccgacccCGGAATGCGGGACCCCCGCAGCCCTCAGAGCCCAGGACGTGGGGTCCCCGAAACCCAGGACTTGGGACCCCTGAGCCCGGAGTGCGGGACCCCCGGACCCCTGGGCTCGGCAGCCCTGGACGCCACGAGCCGGGACCCCCGGAGTCACAGCACCCCTGGCTCTGGGCCGTGGGACCCCTGGAGCCCTGGAAGTCCTGGAGCCCTGGGACCCCCGGAGCCTGGCAcgtgggagccctggagccGCAggacccctgtccccagcatgTGGGACCCCCAAAGCCAGGCCATGGGACACCCGGAGCCCTGGGACCCCCGAGGCCGGaatgtggggacacagcactgccagccccggggacccccagagccctccccCGGCCCTGGCCCGCCCCCACGGACACTGCCCCCGGTGCCAGCGGGGGAACTTGGGGTCCTTGGGaccccccgggatccccccTCATCCTGGGGCACCCTGCCCTGGACTGACtgtgctgctcttcctcctcctcctcctcctcctcctcctcctcctcctcctcctcctcctcctcctgctgctgctgctgctgctgctcgcCGAGccccggggcggcggggggtgcacaggtgtgtgtgtacaggtgtgtgtgtgtgtgcacaggtgtgtgtacaggtgtgtgtgtgcactgtgtgtgtgtgtacaggtgtgcacaggtgtgtgtgtacaggtgtgtgtgtgtgtgcactgtgtgtgtgtgcactgtgtgtgtgtgtacaggtgtgtgtgtgtgacaggtgtgtgtacaggtgtgtgtgtgtgtctgtgtgtgcacaggtgtgtgtgtgtacaggtgtgtgtgtacaggtgagtgtgtgtgacaggtgtgtgcgtacaggtgtgtgtgtgtgacaggtgtgtgcacaggtgtgtgtgtgtacaggtgtgtgtgtgtgacaggtgtgtgtgtgtgtgcactgtgtgtgtgtgcacaggtgtgtgtgtacaggtgtgtgtgcacaggtgtgtgtgtacaggtgtgtgtgtacaggtgtgtgtgcactgtgtgtgtacaggtgtgtgtgcacagatgtgtgtgcactgtgtgtgtgcacgcgtgtgtgtgtgtgtatgcatgcacaggtgtgtgtgtacaggtgtgcactgtgtgtgttgTACAGGTATGTGTGTGttcacaggtgtgcacaggtgtgtgtgtgtgcacaggggtgtgtgtgtgttgtacaggtgtgtgtgtgtgtacaggtgtACACTCTGTGTGTACTGttacaggtgtgcacaggtgtgtgtgtgcactgtgtgtgtgtgtgtgtgtgtgttacaggtgtgcacaggtgtgtccccggctcctgtccccaggatgtcacGTGTGTGTCGGGGGGTCCCGCTGTGCTGGGACACACGTGTTGCCCCCCCCCCCGTGTTTGTGTCCCCCCACTGTCCCTCCGTGTCCCTCcactgtccccctgtgtcccccccgtgtccccccgtgtccccccccgtgtcctccccgtgtccccccgctgtccccccgctgtccctcccgtgtccccccgctgtccctcccgtgtccccaccatgtccccgCCGTGTCCTCCCGCTGTCCAGGCCAGCCCCGGTGTGAGCCCCGCTGGGGCCTGGTGGCTCCGTGTTGTCCCTCGGTGTCCCGGCCGAGGGAGGGGTCCCTCCGTGTGTCCCTTCCCGTGCGACCCCCGAGCCCCCGCGTCCCCCCGCACAGCCGGTGTCACACGGCAGTGTCACCCCTCGCACAGGGAGGGGACGCGGGGGTGGCGGGGCTGCCGCTGCCCCGTAGCGCGTGCTGTGTTTGTCCCATGTCACCCTGCATGTCCCCCCCGCGTAGGTGCCCCAATAAAGCCGACAGAGACCCCCGGCTCTGTGTCACCACCCGGGCGGTGTGCGCAGGGAAAGCCCCCTCGGGTGTCACCGTCATTAAATGTCGTGACAGCCGGGGACCGGCTGGGACATCCTGCTGGCCACGGATTGACcgacacggggacaggggaggTGGCATCGCCTTTACTGAGCCCCGCAGGCGGCGCTGAGCCGTGCCACGGTGTCCCGGTGGCAGCGGTgtccccgcggggccgggggaggTGGCACCCCCGCAGCACGGGGCCCATCCCGGCtcggtgtccccgtgtccccgtgtcccgggTCACACCGGGCGGGCGGTGCCGTTGTAGGTGAAGGGCTCGGGGTGGACGCAGGgcccggggctggcgggggTCCAGCGCCGGATCTCCAGGCGGGTGCAGCTCGGGGGGTCCAGGGGCCGCACGATCACCGGGGCTCGGGACGCCACCGACGGGTCCTCGTTGAAGAAGTTGAAGGGGCGCAGGAAGAAGCCGACGGCGTTGCCGGGGGTGGCCGTGTTGGGGATGTCCTCGGCGTGGGGCACGTGCAGGAAGCCCACGGTCACCCAGGCCACCAGGTCCTGCGGGGGACACAGCACGGTGTCAGTGGCACTGACCCCGCGGGAGGTGGGGACCCCTCTGGGGATGGAAACTCCCCGGGCCCCCTCAGCAGCCACCGGCCCCGTGcgcccggtgtccccccggtgtcacctggtCCTCGATGGTCTCGTTGTCGTGGATGAAGCTCTCGAAGGTGAccggggggtcccaggggtcgTTCTGGGTGTACATGGTGCTGCTGCTCGGCTCGTTCTCGTGGCGCCGTGTCACGGCCAGGTGGTACCTGGGACACGTGAGGGGTGGGGTCAgcctgggggtccctgtcccacccctgccctggtcccCCGATTGTGCCAGCCACGGCCCGCTCCTGtcagggggacacgggggtccccagctctgttcgCTCCTCAGCTCCTGAGGGAGATTCCCCAGGTCCCCTGAGGGACTCCCCGGCTCCCGAGGGGTTTCCCACATCTTGAGGGGGTCCCCATTTCCAGAGCTTCCTCATCTCCCAAGGTGTTTCACAGCTCCAAACCCTTCAGCTTCCGGGGCTTCCCCAGCTCCGGGAGCCCCGCGGTGTCCCCCCGCggtgtccccccgctgtccccccgcgGTGTcctcccgctgtccccccgcggtgtccccccgctgtccccccgctgtccccccgcggtgtccccccgctgtccccccgctgtccccccgcggtgtccccccgcggtgtccccccgctgtccccccgcgGGGTCCCACAGCCCCgtgggctgctccagctcccaaaggcttttcccagctccagggcactTCCCTCTTCTGGAGGCTCCCAAGGACCTACTCCAGCTCCAGGGCAGGATGGGGAGGTGCCAGCGGGCAGAGGCGTCACCCCAGGGCCGGGGGAAGGAGCCCGTGTCCCCGCGGGTGACATCGGCTGCTGCCGGAGCCCCCGCCCGGTCCCGTCCCCCGCGGTCCCCGTGCCCCACCTGGCCCAGGTGACTCCGCGCTCCTCCCGCCACCCGCGGGGCAGCACGGGCCCGGCGTGCGAGCTGAGCTGCAGGCGGAAGGTGCGGCGGTGACCCCAGCGGTTCCGCCGGCGCGGGTTGGAGAAGAGCAGGTACCGGGGAGCGGGCCGGGCCAGCGGCAGCGCCGCCTCGCGCTCCCGGCGCCGCGGCTCCCGGTGCAGCCACGGCTGCACCACGCGCGCCCCCGCGCTCCAGGGGTTGGAGATGTTCTCGAAGCGAATGTCCATCGTCTCGAAGCTGTTCCCGGAGCCTGCGGGGACGGCGTGTGTCGGCGGAGGGGCCCCGGTGCGGGGCTGGCACACCGCGGAGGGGCGGGGATGCCACCGCGGATGTGGACCGGCACCTCATGGAGATGCCAACACGGAGGGCTGAGATGCCACCGCCGTGGAAGGCTGCGAGCCCACGGAGGGCTGGGATCCGGTTTGATACACCAGCATGGAGAGGAGGTGCCACCACGGAGGGCTGGGACACCTTGGAGATGCTACCGTGGATGTGGCCTGGGAAATATCACCCTGGGGGGCTGGGACTCCACCGTGAGGGGCTGGGACCCCCGGCAGATGCCACCCCCCACGGGGGGCTGGGGCCCTGCAGAGATGCCAccgagggctggagccccagatGTCGCCGGGGCCGGGCAATTCCACCCTCACGGAGGGATGTGACCCCACCGAGGAGGAGCATCCCCACCCGAGGGTGCGGGTGACGCCCGGCTGATCCCGCCCTTCCGGCACCCCCCGGAACCCCCCGCGGGCTCAGCCTCTCTCCCAGCACCCTCCCCACGGCCCGGGGGTGTCGGGAGCCGTCGGGGCCCTTCACCTGCGACATCCAGGTCCACCTTGTAGTGCACCAGGTGGGTGTGGATGTTGCCCAGGAGGTGGCTGTGCACGCGGCTGCCGTAGCGCCGGCCCTGCGGCGTGTAGAAGGTGGCGTGGATGTAGCCGGTGGCGTGGACCTTGGCTTCCAGGACGCCGTTGGGGTAGAGCAGGAAGTCCCAGATGTAATCGTAGTTGTAGACGGTGGAGGTGGTCCTGAGCACCAGCGCCCGGCCCTCCAGCCCCGCGTAGAAGTGGAAGCCGCCCTGGAAGTCGCTGTCGAAGTGGCGGCGCAGGGGAACGCCCGTGGGCAGCTCGAAGACGCACAGGGCGTTGGGGAAGCGCACGGGGCCGTCGGCGTCCAGGAGGTGATGGGCGTCCAGGAAAGCGGCGGTCTCGGGGCAGTCCACGCCGCGGGCCAGCTCATAGCTGGAGGCGCCCATGGCCCAGCCGGCGTCCATGTACTTGGTCTGCATGGCGGCCGGCGAGTGGCCGCCGTAGAAGGCGATGGCCTCCTGCACGCTCAGCTCGTAGGCCACCCGCTCGCCGTCGAAGCGCACGTCGAAGAGCTGCAGGCCGGCGGAGGAGCGCAGGCGGAACGCCAGGCTCCAGCCGCCGTACTGCAGCCGGTTCCCGAGCAGGCGGTAGCGCCGGCCCTGCGGCTCGCACACCTTGGCCCCGTGCACCTCGGTGGGGGTCCCGCTGGAGAAGCGGCCCCGCGGCTCGTAGCTGGAGAAGAGGTGGCGGGCGGGGGGCTCGGGCAGGCGGGCCAGGGGCAGCGTCCCCCGCGCGTGGCTCTCGGCCAGCTCCCGCACGCTGCCGAAGTAGCGCCCGTTGTACCAGAGGCGCCGCACGGCCCAGCGCCGCGGGTCGGGGTCCCGGTGgtccagcagcacctccagccccgCGGGGTGCAGGAAGAAACCCTCCACGAAGCGCTGGATCACCAGCCACGTGCGGCGCTCGCCGGGGGCCAGCCCGCGGGGCGCGATGTCGGAGTAGGTGAGGCAGCGCTCGGAGCAGTTCTGGAAGCCGAAGCCGGTGGCCTCGAGCAGCAGCGGCTCCAGCGGGGCCAGCGCGGCCACCAGAGCCTCGTGCAGCAGCGCGTACTCCAACCTGGTCATCGGCCGCGCCGAGAACGGCACGGCCCGGCCGCCCTTGAAGGGCAGCGGGCGGTAGGAGCTGGGCCGGGGCAGCGGCCCCACGGCCAGCTCGGTCACGTTGGGCTCCGCCTGAGCCCCGAAGAACACGACGGCCCGAGCCTCCCGCCGCGGCCGGGCCCCGCCGTGCTCCAGGAACCGCAGCGCCGAGCGCTTCTTGGGCGGCAGCAGCTCCACCAGGAACAGCGAGTTCTTGGCCAGGGGCCCCCCCCGGCtcggggacagccccagctccggCCGCTCCATCAGGAAGGTCCGCACGGCCCGGAGCTCCTCCGGGCTCAGGTCGGCGAAGATGGACGCGGGGTCCGGGGGCTCGGCGGAGGGGCCGGAGGAGCCCGCggtggccagcagggccagcgcCCAGGGGAGCCCCAGCAGCCACATCCTGGGGGacgcggggacagcggggtcagCGCGGGGCAGGGAACGGGGCACGCGGAGCATCCCCGCTCCGGCAGCGCCGCCATCCCGGAGAAAGCGGGGAGACCGCGGGGTGACCCCCAGGAACAGCGGGGGGAGCGAGGGGGCACCCCCGGCAAGcctggaaccagcacgggcagGAGCAAACAGGCGGAGCGGGGGGCGACCCCCAGGGATGACCCCGGGAAAatcggggacaccgcggggtgacccccaaaaacctcccccccccgcccggagccccacagcacccccaaaccccctctcAGGGCGGCTCTTGGACCCCAGCCCGCCGCTGAGCCCCCCGGGTGGGCCTGGGGAGACCCCCGGTGTGGGAGCCCCCGAGTCCCGcccccacacccccccccccgccgcagggacccccccgagccccccactCACCCGGCCCGGCTCTGCCGCCCCATCGAGCAGCGCTGCCGGTGTCTGGCCGGTCCCGGGGCACTgaccccccctccccgccccccccggGGCACTGACCCCCCCCATCCCCGCCCCCCCCGGGGCACTGACCCCCCCCATCCCCGCCCCCCCCCGGGGCACTGACCCCCCCCATCCCCGCCCCCCCGGGGCACTGACCCCCCCCATCCCCGCCCCCCCCCGGGGCACTGCCCCTCCCCGCCCCCTCCCGCCCCTCCCGAGCCGCTCCGGGGTCAAGGCCACCGGCAGGACCGGGCCCCCCCGGCCGCgccccccaaatcctcaccGTGTCTGTCTCGGCCGCATCGCGCCcaggcggggccggggggaggggggagggacCCCCGGGCGCGACCCCCGCCCCCCCGCGGGTTAAAAATCACCCGGGGGGGCTCCGAGACCCCGCTCGGtgtccccccccctccccccgggCTGTGGGAGATCCGAGCGATGGAATTCCGGGGGGAGGAGACGGGAACCGGGAGAATCCCACGGGAGAGCGCGGCcgcccccgggacccctcccccgggacccccaaatcccctccatccccagggcCGCATCCCGTTCCCATGGCAACGCGTCCCGGCCCTCCCGTCCCCATGGTAACCGGGAGGGGGCTCGGAGCCTCCATcccgttgccatggcaacgCAGCCCCCAGCCGGGCACGAAGgggttaaaaaaaccccaaaactccgGGGAAGCGCTTCCAAAAAATCCGGGATGGGCGGCTTTAAAAACCGGGATGAAAGGGGATAATTGCGTTTAAAAAGCTGTGAAAAGCCCCAGAAATGGGTTTCAATCCCCCCGGGGGTTccaacagccaaaaaaaaaccaggaaaaatcatttttagggaaaaaaagtgattttaaaatacCCTGGAAATGGAGAAGCGGttgttaaaaaacccaaattggGATGAGTGGTTTTAAATcgccaaaaaaaaaagtcctaaggtaagttattttaaagtgaaagcaaaaaataaagaagaggaAAGTGATTTTAAACCctaaaaaagtgaattttttaaCCCTAAAACGCCCCCCCGGGAAAGGAATAAGGTTTCAAAATTGTGATGAGtggttttaaaaggaaaaaaaaatatataaaaagaaagaaaaaagataaaagtgGGGTAAGAGGTTTTGAAAGAGCACAAAAAATGGCACGAGTggttttaaaaaccccaaagctcaggGAAAGTGGattttaaaatctcaaaaaataGGACAAGTGGTtggaaaaaacattaaaaataaaaaaaaaaccagcaggaaatgtcatttttaatgcaaaaaatagGGGGATAAAAGGTTTTAAAGCCTGAAATGAATGGG
It encodes the following:
- the LOC131576740 gene encoding uncharacterized protein LOC131576740, whose protein sequence is MRDPRSPQSPGRGVPETQDLGPLSPECGTPGPLGSAALDATSRDPRSHSTPGSGPWDPWSPGSPGALGPPEPGTWEPWSRRTPVPSMWDPQSQAMGHPEPWDPRGRNVGTQHCQPRGPPEPSPGPGPPPRTLPPVPAGELGVLGTPRDPPSSWGTLPWTDCAALPPPPPPPPPPPPPPPPPPAAAAAAARRAPGRRGVHRCVCTGVCVYRCALCVLYRYVCVHRCAQVCVCAQGCVCVVQVCVCVQVYTLCVLLQVCTGVCVHCVCVCVCVTGVHRCVPGSCPQDVTCVSGGPAVLGHTCCPPPRVCVPPLCPNKADRDPRLCVTTRAVCAGKAPSGVTVIKCRDSRGPAGTSCWPRIDRHGDRGGGIAFTEPRRRR
- the AOC1 gene encoding amiloride-sensitive amine oxidase [copper-containing], coding for MGRQSRAGMWLLGLPWALALLATAGSSGPSAEPPDPASIFADLSPEELRAVRTFLMERPELGLSPSRGGPLAKNSLFLVELLPPKKRSALRFLEHGGARPRREARAVVFFGAQAEPNVTELAVGPLPRPSSYRPLPFKGGRAVPFSARPMTRLEYALLHEALVAALAPLEPLLLEATGFGFQNCSERCLTYSDIAPRGLAPGERRTWLVIQRFVEGFFLHPAGLEVLLDHRDPDPRRWAVRRLWYNGRYFGSVRELAESHARGTLPLARLPEPPARHLFSSYEPRGRFSSGTPTEVHGAKVCEPQGRRYRLLGNRLQYGGWSLAFRLRSSAGLQLFDVRFDGERVAYELSVQEAIAFYGGHSPAAMQTKYMDAGWAMGASSYELARGVDCPETAAFLDAHHLLDADGPVRFPNALCVFELPTGVPLRRHFDSDFQGGFHFYAGLEGRALVLRTTSTVYNYDYIWDFLLYPNGVLEAKVHATGYIHATFYTPQGRRYGSRVHSHLLGNIHTHLVHYKVDLDVAGSGNSFETMDIRFENISNPWSAGARVVQPWLHREPRRREREAALPLARPAPRYLLFSNPRRRNRWGHRRTFRLQLSSHAGPVLPRGWREERGVTWARYHLAVTRRHENEPSSSTMYTQNDPWDPPVTFESFIHDNETIEDQDLVAWVTVGFLHVPHAEDIPNTATPGNAVGFFLRPFNFFNEDPSVASRAPVIVRPLDPPSCTRLEIRRWTPASPGPCVHPEPFTYNGTARPV